The nucleotide window GATACGTTTATCTTTAAACAGGGGATTGTTAACGAATACTTCGAGGTTGTTGGTGCCTGTAGTTAAAAATATTGTGTCTCCTAGGTCGGCGGCAGCCCGGGCGGCTTCTTCCCAAGTCGTAACCTGGTGAATAAGGCTATCGCGGGGCAATTCCGTTTCCGGGCGTAAAAAACGCAGGTAAGGTATGGAATTTTGCCGGCACCAGGCCTCTAAGGCTAGGGAAAACCTGCCGGGATAAGGAAGGGTGGCGTCTATCACCGCTTCCGGTTGCCGACCGCCTTCCAGGGCGGCTAAATTGCCTTCCGTTAAGGGGACGGTTAAAATAAAAGTCGCCCCATCCTCCCGGGCCAACTGTTCGCCGTAGGTGCTGTCGGTCCAGGTAGCAACCTCATAGCCTTCCTGCCGCAGGCTACGTATTAATTGCCTTCCCTCGCCGGTACTACCCACTACTAAAATCAAAAAGCGGTATCCTCCCCGTAACAATTTAAATCCCCGGCTTTTTGCCGGGGAAGCCGTGGTGCCGCAAAAACAGGCGTGCCTAAAGAAACCACCTCCCCGGGTTCTCACCCTGGTGGATGGAGAACAGGCTTGCCTGTTGGCCGGGCATCATCGGTTGCGGCAAGTTCCCGCCTTCCGCGGCGTTTTGCCCAACCTCTCCCCTGCCGGCGGCGAAATTTAAGCCCGATCTTCTCGAGACCGCGCACCTTTCCCTATGTAATTTTAAACCCTCTGCTCCTACATCAGCAGAGGGTATGCTTGCCGTAAGTCCGGCCAACCACCCCCTATCCATCGTAGGGGTCAAGGTTTCCCCGGCAACCGGTATCCTGACTCGGGATCATAGCTACCGCACCGCCTTCCCAGGTGTCCCCAGTGGCCTGATGGTGTTTCGCTCCTCCTTACAGTGGCGGGACCGTGTCAGCTTTACACTGACTTCCCGGATTTGCCGGAGGCAATATTCAGTTTAGTTTATTTTAGCATAATCCAAAGGTTATGTCTACGGCTTTTTACCGCCCTTTGCGGTATGCTATGCCAGTCCTGCCCTACGGGCGACGCGTTGGACGGCCTCGTTGGCCTTTTTTCTCACTTCGTCGGCAGCAATTGTTTTCAATTGCCTGTTCTCCATGACTATTTTGCCGTCAACCATGGTCAGAGTGACATCCGTACCCCTGGCCTGGTAGACGAGCTGGGTGTAGACGTCGACGCCATCCTGGGGCTGGGTATGGAAACCCTCAAGGGAAACCAGGGCCAGGTCGGCTTTTTTGCCTACTTCCAGGCTGCCGATTTCCTTTTCCATACCTAAAGCCCGGGCCCCGCCCAGAGTGGCCATTTCAAAGACCAGTGGTGCCGGCATGGCAGTGGGCCCGTGAAGGGGTTTCTGGATTAAGGCCGCCAGCCGCATTTCCATAAAGGCGTCCAGGTTGTTGTTGCAGGGTGCGCCGTCGGCGGCCAGGGACACTACCGTTCCCCGGCTCAACAGATCCGGTACCGGGCAGATACCGGAAGCCATCTTTAAGTTAGAAGAAGGACAGTGGACCACTTTCGTCCCGGTACGGGCCAGGATCTCCTTCTCTTCTTCACTGAGCCAGATACAGTGGACCAGGATGAGGTCGGGGCCGGTGAGGCCGATATCGTCCAGGTAAAGGACGTTGCGCCGGCTGTAAAGTTCTTCTACCAGGGCACACTCGCCCCTGTTTTCGGAAGCGTGGGTGTGGATTTTAACTCCGTAGCGGCGGGCGAGATCCCTGACTGTCAATAATAACTCTTCAGTGCAGGAGACTACAAAGCGGGGCGCAAAGGCGTACCGGATGCGGCCGTTATCGTAGCCGTGCCATTTCTCTAGCAGTTCGACGCTTTCTTTAAGGGAAGCCGCCGTTGTTTCTTTAAGGCTTTCCGGGACGTCCTCGCCAAAGTCCATCATTACCTTGCCGGTAAGGGCGCGAATCCCGCTTTTGGCGATAGCTTCAATGGCCGCGTCGGTATGATGGACGGTTTCCATATCGACGATTGTCGTGGTGCCGCTTAAGAAAAGTTCACCGATACCCAGCAGGGCGGAATAATAAAGGGAATCGGCGTCGTGGGCGCCTTCCAGGGGCCAGATCCGCAGGCGCAACCAGTCCAGAAGTTCCATGTCGTCGGCGCGACCGCGGAAAAGGGACTGGCAGAGGTGGATATGGGGCTGGATGAGGCCGGGGATGACCAGGTGACCTGCGGCGTCGATAACCCGGTCGGCAGTGGCCGGAGTATTGCCCATGGCGGCGATGCGATCGCCTTCAATATAGATATCTCCCTGGAAAACTTCCCTCTGGGGATTCATTGTAACTAACGTACCGTTCTTAATTAAGATACTCATTTCTTTCCTCCTTCTTTTTCCCGCAAGGCAGCCAGGATTCTTTCCGGGGTAACCGGCAGCTCCCTAATGCGCACCCCTACGGCATTGTATATGGCGTTGATGATGGCGGGCGCGGTGGGGATGGTGGCGGGCTCACCTACCCCTTTAGCGCCGTAGGGACCGGTAGGTTCATTGCTTTCTATAATCAAGGGCTGGATCTCGGGCATATCCAGGACGGTCGGAATGAGATAAGTGGAAAAAGAATTGTTGACGATGCGGCCCTGTTGCAGGTGCACCTTTTCCATAAGGGCCATGCCCAGTCCCTGGGCGATGCCGCC belongs to Moorella humiferrea and includes:
- the cobK gene encoding precorrin-6A reductase; its protein translation is MILVVGSTGEGRQLIRSLRQEGYEVATWTDSTYGEQLAREDGATFILTVPLTEGNLAALEGGRQPEAVIDATLPYPGRFSLALEAWCRQNSIPYLRFLRPETELPRDSLIHQVTTWEEAARAAADLGDTIFLTTGTNNLEVFVNNPLFKDKRIVVRVLPEHRVIKKCQDLGLTPRDIIAMQGPFSKEMNKVMFKAYKAGVVVTRDAGPAGGTEAKIAAALALKIPVVLIKRPSIRYLYSVATIEEAILLLKRLIPRK
- a CDS encoding 5'-deoxyadenosine deaminase; its protein translation is MSILIKNGTLVTMNPQREVFQGDIYIEGDRIAAMGNTPATADRVIDAAGHLVIPGLIQPHIHLCQSLFRGRADDMELLDWLRLRIWPLEGAHDADSLYYSALLGIGELFLSGTTTIVDMETVHHTDAAIEAIAKSGIRALTGKVMMDFGEDVPESLKETTAASLKESVELLEKWHGYDNGRIRYAFAPRFVVSCTEELLLTVRDLARRYGVKIHTHASENRGECALVEELYSRRNVLYLDDIGLTGPDLILVHCIWLSEEEKEILARTGTKVVHCPSSNLKMASGICPVPDLLSRGTVVSLAADGAPCNNNLDAFMEMRLAALIQKPLHGPTAMPAPLVFEMATLGGARALGMEKEIGSLEVGKKADLALVSLEGFHTQPQDGVDVYTQLVYQARGTDVTLTMVDGKIVMENRQLKTIAADEVRKKANEAVQRVARRAGLA